A window of Eucalyptus grandis isolate ANBG69807.140 chromosome 4, ASM1654582v1, whole genome shotgun sequence genomic DNA:
atccaaagtgttgaagaaaatccaaagtcgaggtttatggttgaggatttgattctatcctctggaatagattctttggttggataatcatttcggattctttaattcttatctaagatcaattgaagatccgatggtcgacgaaataatcttggattattctattcttggaaaccgagatcccgattgtatgggcgaacagattgatgggctatcatcgattccttaaatagctcggatgatcttcttgattgattccgtccaacgggtagattggaggaattcctttggtaagtgccaacggctatgatggcatgaaggagtataaaaggaagatgttctagttgttttaagtgtgtgatcgatagaaaattccagagtccgaagatccttgattgttagtcgagaccgagcgaaattgtacacagagtgtttatacttggtaacgccttgagcgagtgtggtagatcatctacacctagaaatcaaggaagatcaacactgtaacaactctttgatcatagtggaatccagccaatcggctgtcggtcgaaagagtggacgtgggcttgaatcaagccgaaccactataaaccgagtgttcaattctctctttcccttactcgatcttgcgattgaatttttaactgttgcaaattctttaattgtttaaatatcgtgcaagcttcgagaaatttttttttacctattcacccccctctaggtactcgtactagctatttcaaaaacCCAACAGTTTTTTTATTCATTCGCTCCCATGTTGTAAGCGTCATCACCATCAACAAGATCAAACAAATCTTTGCAATATAACATGTCTTTCACCCGAGACTTCCAAATGAAATAATTCAAGGCATTTAACTTGAACATGTTTCCTCCATTTAACGTTAGAATTTCAATAATAGCTCGGATACCACTTTGTTGGAGAGAACCAAGGCAACAATTCATCAAGAACTAAACCCAATCTAAGATCAATATCTTCCtcaaaactaaattgaccaagATCGACTTAACACTAGCAACAACCAGCCAATACAACCTCacaataagtaaaataatgccGAAATGATTAGGAGACAAAGGCAACAACACCACCAAGATTTTATGTGGAAGCCCATtgctaaaaaaatcacaaatcaccaAAAACTTCCACTAATCACCAAAAATAGTAGCATAAATAAAGTGTTCTTCTTCTCTAATCATTTACTAGAGAGTCAATAGCAACAATGCCACTATATTTTCATCGTGGATTACTATAAATGAAAACCCTAACAATGATTAGAGAATTcagcaaaaattctcaattgTTAAAAAACCAATCAACTTATAGCTTTCGATCTCACGAAAAACATTCTCAAATTTAAGCCAATTCCATCAATGTTTAACCTTTGAATCAAGATCGCAAAAGTTATgcccatttttatttcttctcccTGTCCTCCCGACctcctccccccaaaaaaaaaagcaactcttttttttgttcttttgcttttcgACTTTtgacttctaattttttttttcttttaatgttagcCGAGGCCCACAAATGAGGCGGACCTGGCCAACaacaagaaatcatttttcgaggaattatgtcaattttcctcaaaattttcttcacaaaatcaattgaGCCAAGGACTGACCCAAGAAGGAATCTGCTTGCCCCATCTCATCGGGTCCTTATTTACACAACGTAAAACATTTAGAAATCGCGACCATTCCAATCTCTAGCCCTGAgcaataggggtgtgcaaaagaaccggtacccaccggaccgcccggaaccgcgattcttgagggaaccggtccggttcctggttccactttttgggaaccggtgggtaccggtccggttcccggttccacagCGGATCCGCCCGCCTGCCCgcccggaccggaccgattaatttttaatataaaaaaaaaattactaaaacaaaacaaatccTAGATTGCGTTAGCACTTAACAGCCGTGTCTCTCCGGTTTACTGGTTGAAGTGTTCTTTCAGTCTGGAGCTTCCACAAACCAACCGCCCTCAACGGTCGTCTTCTCCGTCCAGCAGCCGCCTCGAACCGGCCGCCGGACGTCGCGAAGCAGCTCGCCCCTCTGGCTCGCGGCGCTTTGCTGAGGCTCGCGGTCTTGATCTCTTCACTGTCACTGCCGCTCACGCTCGTGCTCACTTTGCTGCCGCGGTAGTCGGAGGCCAGGGAGAGGCGCAACCGGAAGACCATCCCTCTCGAGGAATACGCCACGACACGTTAGTCTCCCGAGCCCTCccgtttgtttttcttttcttttttgttttctcgtTCCTCGGTTTCTCGTCGCGTCGAGAGCGTGAATTTGGTCGTGCTCTGCTGTCGCGCGTGCCAGGGGATGTTGCCATTTCCTTATTTGTAGTTGGACGCGATTGTCGAAAGCGAATGCACCACCAAAACCGAATTCGATGAGTCAGATGGAGTGTTTAAAATGCGTGCCTCATCCATCCTTGTGATTGAGTGAGCAAGTTGCTACGATGATGCAAGTGATGCGAGTATAATAGGCATTTGAGGAAGTAATTTGACTCATGATGTCGTTAGGTACGTCTTGGACTAGAATGCTTTTTCAGTAGATCTGCAAGTAGTGATTTTTAGTCAGGATGAGGCCTTGGAGCTTGTTGGTAATAGAGAGGCTTGACAATGACTTGGCATCGATGGTGTGGTTTCATCCTAATGTCCCCACATTTTCTGCTAGTATCCGCAGCATATCTAATATAGACATTGTGGAGGCTGACAATCTGAATTGCTTGCCCACACTCCTTGTCATATCTTATAGTAGTAGTTCACTATTGCAGCTTATGGAAGTTTTAGAGTTGCCGAAGTGTTTGTGGACAAAATTCTCTTCCGGTGAGTCTTTGAACTCCAATATGGTCTTTCCCagttcttttgtttattttttctctagGTTTGTTTGTCGAGGTTATAGCATAATGTTGGCCTTTTATATAAGAATATCATTTCTCggattttatttgaaactaattAAGATTTTCATCTCGTGGTCAGtgagaccggttccatggatccacccgggaactaGACCGGACcagcggtccggttcccgggtgaatccatgcaacaaacgggtggatcccggttccaatttttcagaaccggtccttagcgggcggttcctggTTCTAGGTCGGAAACCGCCCACccgaaccatgcacacccctaacgAGCAATAGTGTTCTTACTATAGAGAGAAAAATCGCCGGGAGGACCCACAAGGCATTTCTCACAGACAATATTCATCATTCAAAACTTTTAAAGTGCCAAAAATGTTTCTACCAAATATGCGCACCCGCAATGATTCTAAAAGACTATGCAAGTATGGTGATCCAAACCTTAAGGTTCGACAATGTTGTCGTGAACTGGACTTAACTGAAGGTAGTGCTGCGATTTGaattgttcgggattttttttAGCACCCGACTAATGTTTATTGGATATGTTAATCCTTTGCGCTCTAGTACTTATGTAAACTCGAGCCGTACAGGTATGTGCTTGTAAAGTAGCCTAGAAAGAACGCTTGAATGTATCGGTTTGAAATTTGATTCGAATATGTAGTAATGGGCTTTATCGAATTCAAAGCCAATTCTCAATCTAGTGATATAAAGGTCACTTAGTTTTCACAAGATCACAAGCTCGCAGTGAACAAACATCAGAATAACTAGTGCTCCAATTGCCTAACTACAACATACATAATGTGAAGAGACATTGTTATCATCTTGGTGGGGCTATAATGACGGGCTCACCTACCTTGGATTTGGGATCGTGAATAATGTAGAACAATTATGACTCAATCTGTATATCCCTAAAGCAAAGCCCTTATAATTAAGCCTAAGGCTGCGTTTagcagtcgggataaaattcgggataggatATAATATGTTTGATGCTCGCttaagataggataaagtcggatataagagTCATATAGGCAATATAAAATCATCCAATGAGGGAGGTgagataaaggtggataggatttctaacgtccataataaaaagttatttttattgaataacaaacttattaaattaacaaaattgaaataatatattttaatataaataatatttgaattctaatttaagaaattaaaattaaaaatatttttaattaatcttattttaatttatatattcagcTTTAGTTCTATCTTATagtaaacattcaatctataaattaaatatttatatttattatatatttaggtatgttagtatagtttactatttgaaatttttttttaaagaatgatgaaaggggaaaaaagaaataataaagaaaattaaattaaattaaggaatagtgttacgagaaatttttacaatatttgtttataaacatttagattcatttataatgatataccgtttatatataaaatatatatatgtatatgtgtgtgtgtatatatatatatatatatatatatatatatatgatgtgaatatatccaactttaatattgcgattcaccaaataatggatatgatataaaaaaaatcccaggatttcatatcatatcctatctaGTCATATCACAATTAAAAATCCAGACGACTAAATGTAGTCTAAAGGTTTTTACTAGCACTTGTTActctaaaaagaaaacttaaagcTGAAAAATGAGAGAGTATATACTTATTTGATAAGGTTAATACTACGAAAAATCTAAAATCAGTATacttatcacaaatttatcctaaactaatttacttcaaattggtatatttgtgataaatttaccctccaataatttttattaaattttacagtTAAATTACTGAGTTTAATGAAATGTggtatttagggtttttggtggtcaaatgATTAGTTaggattaaatttatcataggtgtatcaatttgggatttaatttatagtttttttcatgattttaatcaatttaacgGAACCAATGGAGGATAAAGTTGGggttttttgtttggtttgagATAGGatttagtttgtgatttttcgtgacattaattcaatttaaaagaaCTAAAGAAGTGCAAACTTGGGGTTTTGTATGGTCAAAagattagtttttggtaaatcatttattttgtgttttttcgtaatactaatccaatttaacagaaTTAGGGGAGGataattttgagtcttttgtgattaaaaaattattatgagataaatttatcataattgtattaatttgagattttttcatGTATTAACCCTATTTTAATAATGGaaggaacataaataaaaatcaataaataaaacaacGGCCGTTTAACCCTTCGGAGAAATAGGCGATTATcgctttccttcttcttcgcgcGCGCAGCGCAGCCCCAGTCGAGATAAGACGCGAGTCCACAgagcgacagagagagagagagagagagatggcgttGAAGCAGACGCTGCTATCCACTGCAAACGCCAAGCCCTTCGTCTTCCCGGCACCGAACTCTTCTGGGTCTCCTCCGAACTCGCTCCTCCTCTCGTTCGCGCCGACCGTCGAGCACCTGACCCGCAGCGCCCGGCTGAGGTGCTCCTCCAGGCGGCCGCGTACCCGAGGCCCCAGGAGATCCAGTGGAGGAAGGAGCTCACCAACTCCGTCCAGCTCATCGGGATCGTCTCGACGCCCGTCGAGGCCAGGGACTTGCCCTCCGGGAAGGTCGTCGCCTGGACCCGCCTCGCCGTCCGGAAGTCCCCCACCGACACGACGTGGTAATCCGTTTTTGCCCCCTCGTTTTTTCTCTTGTGGCACCGTTTTCGGCGCTTGTTTTTCGTTTAAATTGGAATGTGGCTTTCGTTTTTTGCGGATAATGTGGTGGGTTTTAAGTGGAAATTGGCTTCTTGCCTTGTATTTCTCTGGGAGACTTCTGTTGGTGATGCTGTTTGGGTCTCTGTTCATTAATTTTGGTATTAGAATCGGTCCATTCTCAGTGAGTTTTGCCGTGGTGGTTCGCTCGCTGGCGGTTCTCTGGATAATTCATTGGCATTGCTACTTCATCGACTTGGAAAAGTGATTTTAGTCATGTACAAAgttgtctttttttcctttaccaaaaaaaaaaagttgtcttttttcttgattggtGTGGACAATAAGAGGGAAAGgaacaattttttgataaaCCTGTGTTGTCTGtggaaatattttcactttgGTTGCCGTAACTTGATTTACCGCGTGTTATTACGACTTATGTTGGGCACTTTGATGACTTGTCACTGATGATTACTCCTCCAGGATAAATTTGACATTTTGGGATGAGTTGGCACTTACTGCTTCTCAGCATCTAGAGAAAGGTCAACAGATATTTGTGTCTGGTCGGCTGGTTTCTGATGTAGTTGAAAGTGATGAAGGAAAGCAACAGACTTTCTATAAGGTGGTGTGGTGTTTTCTTTGGCTAGAGGATGCTTTTTGTCTTCCAGATAGCATGATTTCACTGGAAAATGATTATTACTCAAGTGTCCCTGCAGGTCGTTGTTCAGCAGTTAAACTTCATTGAAAGGAACCTCTCTCCATTTGCGCTTAACGATCATGCGTCAGGTAATTTAAATTCCAATATACTGTAATTGTTAGTTGCTATGGTATCTACATGAGCTCAGTATTATTGTTGCTTACTGGTTGCAGGTAGGAATTTTGGCAGTGATCCAGTCCACAATAATAGTTCCACTGTAGAACTCTGGCAAGCTTTTTTCGCCAATCCCCTGGAATGGTGGGATAACAGGAAAACAAGGTACACCTTTTCTTCCCTTAATGATCCAATGTATAGGATGAAACGTGACTGCTCTATTATGATGTGTAGCTCTCACTCGCTTTGTCACATTTGTGTGGACAACCATGATTGTTCATGAGGTTTTATCTTCATAGGTGGTCCAAATAAGCTGTATGGCTGAGCTTTCTATCAGTCAATAACAAGTGAATGCATGTTCTTGTGCACACAGCCCTGGGCTTTCTTTGTGTGCTTTTGGGCAGCGGCTAATATGCTTATTGCTGGTGTGTGGTGTCGTGCAGCATGTATATCTATGCATGGGTGTCAGAATGTCATTTGTCGCATCATGTGTGATATCTGTAGTTTGCTGGCCAAGTGCAGTGCAAAGTCTTACTGCATGTGAGTATGTGGATTTGTTGGTTTTAATTTTGGTCATCTTGACATAATTATATAGACCTGGATCTTCAGTGATGTGAGTTGATAAGGTAATATTTCCCGGAATAATTCTCTGGAAATTGACCAGTGAAGTAGTTTGCAATGCCTTCTGCTGCTAAACATTTCGATGGGTTTTGGTCAACCTTAATGATCTCAAACAGACATAgacatcttttattttccaaaagaagcTCTGTTGGGTCATTCACTAGTACATAAAACAAAACTTAAAGAAGATAATGGGGTGCAAGATGTCTTAGTAAATCTTCACTAGAATTCAGATCTAATTAATGAAGGAAGATGTCAAACCTGTTCCTGGGTGTGCCAATTGGTGTTCTCTGGTTGTGTTCTTATCATGACGACCTAGGTGTATACTACAAAACAGGTCAACCCGAACAAGACATGATTATTTAATTGTCTCGATCTACAAAACACGGATTAAATAAAGGGTCAACAAGAATACACGACCTGTGTGATGTGACTAACATACAGGTTAATGGGTCAACATGATTGCTTGACCCGTCACGAGACAGTGGCAATCTGCAAGGGCTTCTCCAAGAGGGGAAgatatgagaaaaagaaaagcttgtGGGTTTTACTacaaactagaaaagaaaagcttgaaCAAAAAGCTACAAGAAACGAAAAGCTTGTGGGTTTATTACTGCATTTGAATGTCTTTTCCAAATGAGAATTCTGCATTCGTAGCACACACAGGAAGACCACATGCGGTACCATGAAACACAGACGACACAAATGCACACATGTAGCACCAGAGCAAGCACACAGTGCACACACATGTCGCAGCCAACACACACCAGTCCACACGCAGCTAGAAAATGATGCGAATGCACATAAACCAGACCATGAGAATAGTCAAGATCTATCCGGAACCGAGAGAGGCCTGCGAGGGGGTCCTGATGCTACGGGGCGACAAGGGAGATGGAGAAGCATGGTTAAGAGAACTTAGTGAAGAAGATGGCTATGGTTTCAATTTTCACTTTCAGTTTTGTTTGTATTATAGTATCTGCTTTCCCCCCTAGCTCATATTTGAAGTGCTTTTCCATATATGTCctataaaaataacaattacACAATCATTTTAAACATAGTTCACGGGTCTATTTCATGTTTGGAGGGTTTGACACAAGCATGACACAGCACTACACAATTATTAATCATGTCTTGGGGCCCAAACCTGCTAACTGTGTTGTATTCAAGTTGTGTTATTTTGTCGTGTGAAAAATCGCCACCCTTACTTGTTCCTTATGCAAGTACATTCCATCTAACATCTACTGTACAGCTCCACCTTTTTGTTATTCACTGCCATCTACTGCTTTGGATGTTTTGATTCTCAACTGCCAGTACATGGATTATCTGAGGTGTAATCTGAAAATCTTGGATTTCATGCCATTTGGGGATAAACTTACTGTGCCAGTTGTTTTCTTTCTACTTCAGAGTGTCTTTAATCCATTCTAATTAGTTTACTCAAGTGTTCTACTTGTATGTGTGATTGGCAGAAGAACCCAAAATATCAGATTTCAAGCATAAGGATACTGGCGAAGCTTTGTGGGTTGAAGGCAGGTATAATCCACCATGGGTAAAGTCCCAGCTAGCGAAACTGGATATGAGATTGGGATCTCTTCAAACACAGGATGCCAGAATGCCAGTGAGTGCAATGGCCGGTGATGATGCTCTAGGTTTCTAGCTATTTGTGTGCCGATAAAGTTATTCATCTGTATAGCTCTGTCAAACCCCCTTTGTTCAGCAAACCCCAGTAAAGTCTCTCAATAGGTTTTGTTATTATCACCCAATTTGCTCACGGTTTTCCCCATTAACCGCATTGATCACAAGTCTCTATACTACATCAGTTTAAGATCAGTTTAGGAGGCTCAACTAAAATTCTTTATTGAGCAAATAGTGTTGCCTTCTCTTGTTTGGCATCGCGTGAAATTTTGCTTGTTGAGTTGAATGGAAGTTGGGGAGCATTTATTCTGGATGAACATCATTGATTCTTGTGCTAGAATTTCTACTGGATGAGGAACAAGATGGTAAGAAGCACTGGACGCCATTACATGCTATATAtattttccccttccatcatctCTCCTGGAAAGTAATCCTGATTTTCATGACTATACATCGATATTGTCAGTATGTCGcgaaaaggaagcaaaatatTGGAGTCATCGATGTGCCATGAGATCATCTTCTTGGTCTTGTCAAATGTGAGCAGTTCACATCATAACCAGCAGATTCACGAGGATGACTCCTGGAAGCCTCATCCCAAGAGTGGCAGAGTGGCACCAAACAGAATTAAACTGAAGAACCCATCCTTCTCAAAACTCAAAATTCCAATTAGTTGAGTTTAAAGGATGTACATTTGTCGCAAGCCCTGGGATAAGGGGTGTGGCAACTAGGCGTGAGCATCAGTttagggtcaaccctagaccgatCCTAGACCATTTTAACCTTGCTAGTCCCTGCGTTCCAAGGAGATTGGTTGATCATTGATCCTAAAATTCTGGACTAGTATTATGCAGATTTATCCTCAGTTCTAAGAGTTCCGGGTCGGTCTAACCGGACCAAtcttgactatatatatatatttataatttttttatgtagaaaaatcttaaaataaacgtgttaacaatattaaacaactctttagtgaagagttcaagtaattttatattattttttaataacttagattttaatgttttttacggcatcaataatcataatttacgaaagagaaaatgtttttgtgaataGTCCTCACGGCGTCCAAAAAGGCATAAAAAGCTCCCTTATGGCATCATCCTCTAATATTCGTTCTCTTcatgtcttatttgtcctcctagtcttcaatttgccaaaattgaaataaaCAACTTCTCCGCCCATCACTTGACACTTGCCTCACTCACTTTGAATCACTCATGTCGCTCACCACTCAATGCTCGATTAGCTTGTTGTTTCCCGCTCGACATTCGATACTCACCCCACTTGATCCTCACCATTTGTCTTTCTTAGCTGCCTCACTCATCATCGAACCTATTAGGTCGGTATGGTTATCGGTCGCCCTTTtaaagaatacaaaaaatgaaattaaaaattattggttagtcctaGTTAAcccaaaaccgaaccgaactcaTTAGGTCGGTTTGGTACTCAATCACTTttttaaagagtacaaaaaatgaaataaaaaattatcaattgatccGGTTGATCCCGAAACCtgatcgaacccattgggtcagtccgGTCCTCGATCTCAAGCTCAATATGTTCGATCATTGGTCCCAAAATTAAGGACCACCACTATGTGGGTTAATCTTAGAGTTAAGGGGCGGGTGCCCAACCTAaactatgctcacccctagtggcAGCGATGGACCATCGAAtagttcctcctcctccggttcTTACTCTAATTGTGACACACCGATCATGCAAGATCGGGGATTGAAACTTAGGGCGATTGTGAACCTAGGTCTATATggcaacatttttatttctcccgatttatgttcttttgttcccaaaacaaaaaaaacgaaaatctgtttggtaacacCAACTTATTATTCTATtctcagaataaaaaaatggatggggaatagatttggaatgaaacaagaaaaaaatagcttcttgttttcaggaataatttctaaaaataagttttttttttcttttctatttttcttttgctattaTTTCTTGTTGCGGCCACCACCGGACGCTTTGCCAACTGTCGGCCACCTCCTACCACTTGCGATCGCCATTCGCACTGATCGTCGGCAACCGCCGGGCGACGGTTGCCGCCACCCGTAGCCCACCAACCGCCGCCCGCGGCTCACTAGCCAACGACCGCCACCGTCCATCGGCAGCCTACTATCGCCATCCGTAGCTGATCGTCGGCAAGCTGCCGCGACGGTTGCCGCCGCCCATAGCCCACCAACCGCCGGCCGGCTCACTAGCCGACGACCGCCACCATCCACGCCGGTAGCCTACTATCGCCAACCGCCGCATGACCGTTGCTTCCCGCCGCATGACTACCGACCGCCACCGCAGATCGTCACCACAGCTCACCGGCCACCGCCCTCTCGCGGTCGATGAGCTATGGGCAGCAATCCTCGGTGGTAAGAGTAGCGACGATCGACGATGCGGCAATCGTGCAACGGTCATGCAGCTAATCGTCAGCAACCGCCGGCGACGGTTGCCGCGCCCGTAGCCCACCAACCGTCGCCGCGGCTCACTAGCCAATGACCGCCACCGTCCATCGGCAGCCTATTATCGCCATCCAGCTTGATCGTCGGCAAGCGGTTGGCGACGGTTGCCGTCGCCCGTAGCCCACCAACCGCCGCTGCGGCTCACTAGCCGACGACGCCACCGTCCATCGGCAGCCTACTATCGCCAACCGCCGCATGATCGTCGCTTCCCACCGCATGACTATCGACCACCGCAGGATCGTCACCCACAACTCACCGCCATCGCCCCCTCTCGCGGTTGATGAGCTATGGGCGGCAATCCTACGGCGAGTCGATTGCGACGATCGccgatcgtgcggcggtcgtgcaaCGGTCGTGCAGCGGCGGGCGACGGTCGGCGATTCatgaataagaataaaaaataaataaatacaaaaatttataaatttttaccaaacgcatttttattatttttctattccaataatataaattttgtataattacccaacaccttattttactcaaaaactgttcccgaaatagaaatggaaaaaaactatttctgaaaagaaatagttccctAGAATAAAAACATTGCCATGCACACCCCTCATCTCTAATTTCTGGAGTTAATATCTAACACATTGTGTTGCTCTGCAGTAATTTGGTTTCCGGCTATTCATCTAACGGAAATAACTTGTCTCTTTGACGGCTCATAAACTATACCAATTGTTGATAATTGCACGTGAAAATTATCTTACCAACAATCTTTCTGGTTTATCCCATTAGGCTCGTGCATGGAGAAGGATCTTCCACATGAAAGGAAAGCACGGTGTGAGTTCTACTATGTCTGAATCGTTGTCAAGCATAAATTGTCTGAGCTACTTTCGTCCTCTGTCATGTCTTATGCAATATCACCCAATGACACATGCAGACCATTCCTTATTTATCAATTGCGGAGAaaccaaaatgatttttgaggGGAATGAATATGAAGAGGACACCAGTCCGGACAACCCATtgattttctcctctttttcttctgcttctttggAAAAGTGGGCTTACAAACAACACCGGGCTTTACATGGGAAATGTCAACTCTGCTTATATAGTGAATAACCCACTTTCTATGAATGTGAGCGCTTCGGGATTTTACGAAACGTCTCGCCTTTCCCCTTGGTCGATCAGATACTATGGCCTTTGCATGATAATTTCACGGGAACAATACCAGAATCCTTTGCAATTTGAAGAACTTAAATACTTTGTAAGTGGCTTCATTATACTTTTTGTTTCTCAAGATACTAACTTTCCTTTGAGGGATTTTGATTTATACACCACTTGCAGTCGTATAGATGGAAGCACATTATCCGGAAAGATACCGATATTATTGGGAATTGGACCAAAATTACAAGATTGTAAGTATCTCAATCCTTCTCAACTAGGGCAAAAAACATTTATTTACATGATTTCTGAGATACTCAAAAGTTGTTCTTATATACAACATTAATTTATTCGGGGACATGCAAGGCACATCTATGGAG
This region includes:
- the LOC120292666 gene encoding uncharacterized protein LOC120292666, with the protein product MRPWSLLVIERLDNDLASMVWFHPNVPTFSASIRSISNIDIVEADNLNCLPTLLVISYSSSSLLQLMEVLELPKCLWTKFSSGDYRFPSSSRAQRSPSRDKTRVHRATERERERDGVEADAAIHCKRQALRLPGTELFWVSSELAPPLVRADRRAPDPQRPAEVLLQAAAYPRPQEIQWRKELTNSVQLIGIVSTPVEARDLPSGKVVAWTRLAVRKSPTDTTWINLTFWDELALTASQHLEKGQQIFVSGRLVSDVVESDEGKQQTFYKVVVQQLNFIERNLSPFALNDHASGRNFGSDPVHNNSSTVELWQAFFANPLEWWDNRKTRYTFSSLNDPMYRMKRDCSIMMCSSHSLCHICVDNHDCS